From Abiotrophia defectiva ATCC 49176:
CGCCGGCAGTTAGGCCTGGCCCCACGCCAGTGCTTCCTCTGCCAAGCAGACGCCAAGCAGTGCGCTCGCTCACGCCAGCACTCAGTGGCGGATATGCAGGCCTATATCAGTCAGGCCGTCGCCCACTATGGGGCCCAGACTGAATCCCCTTAAGGAAAGGAATAAACTATGAGCAAATTAATTCGTATCACTGAAACAGTTTTACGGGATGGCCAACAAAGCCAAATTGCCACTCGTATGACAACGGAAGATATGTTGCCAATTTTGAAAACCCTGGATCAAGCGGGCTTCCATGCCCTAGAAGTATGGGGCGGTGCGACCTTTGACTCTTGCATCCGCTTCTTAAATGAAGATCCTTGGGAACGTCTGCGTCAAATTCGCGCAGCGGTCAAAAACACCAAGTTACAAATGCTCTTGCGGGGTCAAAACCTGCTAGGTTACCGTAACTATGCGGACGATGTAGTGAAGCTCTTCGTGCAAAAATCAGTCGAAAATGGGATTGATATTATCCGTATCTTCGATGCCTTGAACGATGTGCGCAACCTACAGACTTCGATTGAAGCAACCAAGGAAGCAGGGGGCTTGGCTCAAACAGCTATCTCCTACACCACTAGTCCAGTCCACACCCTAGACTACTATGTGGACTTGGTAGGACGCATGGCCAAATTCGGGGCAGATTCTATCTGTATCAAGGATATGGCAGGGGTGCTAACACCGCAAGCGGGTTATGAATTGGTTAGCCGTATCAAGGATAAGGTAGATTTACCTTTGGAAGTCCACACCCATGCAACTAGCGGGATTTCTGAGATGACCTACCTCAAGGTAGCAGAAGCCGGGGCCGACATTATCGACACAGCCTTGTCATCCTTCTCTGGCGGGACTAGCCAGCCAGCGACAGAATCTATGGTCTTAGCCTTAGAAGACTTAGGCTTCAAGACAGGCGTGGATATGAAAGAAGTAGAAGCGGTAGCGGCTTACTTCAATGGTATCCGCGACAAGTTCCGGGCTGAAGGTATTCTCAATCCTAAGGTTAAGGACACCGAACCTAAGACCTTGATTTATCAAGTGCCTGGCGGTATGTTATCCAACTTACTCAGCCAATTAACTGAACAAGGTTTGGCTGACAAGTACGATCAAGTGTTAGCTGAAGTACCAAAAGTGCGGGCTGATTTAGGTTATCCACCACTGGTAACGCCATTATCACAAATGGTAGGGACCCAGGCGGTGATGAACGTTATCTCTGGTCAACGCTACAAGATGGTGCCTAAGGAAATCAAGGACTATGTCTTAGGACACTATGGTCAAGCGCCAGCCAAGATTGATCCAGAAGTCAAGCAAACCATCATTGGGGACGCAGAAGTCGTAACGGTAAGACCTGCTGACTTGATTGAGCCGCAATTATCAGAATTGCGGGAAGAAATTAAGGACTACGCTAAGTCTGACGAGGATGTGCTCATGTATGCCCTCTTCCCACAACAAGCCAAGGATTACCTAGGCCGCCGGGAAGATCCTTACTATGATGTGCCTGTGCAGACAGTGGAAGTATCCTTGGACTTACAATAAGCTAGAGAGGATGGGAGTCATTCCCGTCCTCTTTTTTTGTTGGGTCGGGCCAGGAAATAGAGGAGTAGTTGAAAAGTTGTGACTAAATCAGCACGTAAAAAAGGGGGCTTCAGACCCTATCTATCAATAGATAGATTGATAGATAGGGAGAGCAAAAAAGGCAGCCAACCCAGTAAGGGCTAGCTGCCGTTTTCTTATACCCGCGGAAGTGAAGGAAGTGAGGCGGGTGTTAAGGCTTTATAGATAGTGTGCTTGGAAATGGGCCATGGCGTCAGCGAAGCTAGCTACCACATGCGTGGCTTGGGCTTGAACCTCGACTGGGGCATGATCCATACAATAGGAGATGTCAGCCACTGCGAACATGTCGCTGTCATTGCCTGAGTCGCCAAAGACTACCAGGCGGTCATAGTCAGACCGGATGATGGCTAAGCCGGAGGCCTTGGAGACCCCTTGGGCCGTTACTTCTAGCCGCGTAGAGCCTGATTTATAGGTAGCCAGTTGAGGAAACTTGGCTTGCAGGTCAGCTAGGTAGAAGTCGGCGGTCTCAGCACTTGGGCGGACATTGACCTTGTAGAGGCGATGACCTTCTAAGGCCGGATAAGGATCTGGCAAGCAAATCAAAGGCATATTCCAGAGCCGTTGCTTATGCTCGTGGTCGAAGTTACCAATGCGACGTTGACCGTCTAGGGCATCAAAGATTAACTTGTGCTCCTTGAAATAAGCCAGTAGCTTGGGGGTAACGTCTTCAGGTAAGTGATGCTCGGCCAGGAGTTGGGCATAGCGAGTAACAACTGCCCCATTGAAGCCAATCATATGCGTGACATCGAGGTCATTGCCTTGGACAATGTACTGGATCTCTGCCAGGGAGCGGCCAGTGGCGATGGAGAAGTCGCCCAGCTCTTTGGCGGTATGGTAGGCCGCCAAATCAGCTGCATTGACCGTGACAGAATCCTTGACGAAGGTACCATCTAAGTCTGTCACAAAGAGGTTACGCATGACTTATTCCTCCATGCCGAGGATGTCTTGGATCTCCATTTTCAAGACATTGGCGTGGGCCCCATAGATGGATTGCATTTGCATGTCGTTTTCGGCGAAGCCTAGGGCACCTAGTTGGTGAACGATGGTGTCTTTATCTACTTGGGTTTTGTCTTTGACATTAATCCGCAGGCGGGTGATGCAGGCGTTGACTTCTTCAATGTTGTCAGGGCCACCGTGAGCGGCAATCAAGCCCAGGGCTTGTTGATAGATACCTTCGGGACTGTCAGGAATGGTCTTCATGGCAGTGCCTGAGTTTAGCAGGGCTTGGTCTTCAGGGTGTAAGTCATTGTTACTGTTGTCTTGGCCGACTTGGTTAATGGTAACACCCAGTTTTTCGCGCGCTTCTTTCTTGCTTGAAAGTTTGACTTCATCGCTATCTTCACGACCTGGTGTCTTCAAGTTGAATTTAAGGATGAGCAAGCGGAAGACATAGTAGTATAGGATGAAGCAAGGTACGCCGACGATGAAGACTAACCACCAGTGGGTCTTAGGCCCTTGTAGGACGCCATAGATGATTAAGTTGATAAAACCGTGACCGGTTGGGGTTGCCACCCCAGCACCTAAGAGGTGCATTACCAATAAGGCAGCACCCGCCATGAAGGCGTGGGCAACATAGAGGATTGGGGCAACGAAGAGGAAGGTAAATTCAATTGGTTCGGTAATCCCGGTTAAGAAGGCAGTACCAGCAGCTGCGAAGAGCAGAGAACCTACGACTTTACGTTTCTTAGGATCGGCTGTCTTGTACATAGCGTAGGCAGCCCCAGATAAACCAAACATGAAGTAAACGAACTTCCCGCCGTTGAAACGGGTAATGGATGGGTCGATTGAAGTGATGTTAGGATCCGCAAGGGAAGCTAGGTAGGCATTGATGGTACCTACAACGCGTTCGCCATTGATGGTCCAGGTCCCACCTAATTCAGTGGTGCGTACTGGCCAGTTAAGCCCGTGGTGGAGACCAAATGGTAGGAGTGCCCGTTCAACTAGCCCGTAGAGGAAGGTACCTAGCGGACCAGATTTGAGGATGAAGACGGACAAAATCGAAATCCCTTGTTGGATTGGTGGCCAGATAAAGAAGAGGATAACAGAGACAAAGGCCATGGCAACGATGGTTACAATCGGTACGAAACGTGGGCCACTGAAGAAGCCGATTAGGGCAGGTAATTGTTTCTTAACCGCCCAACGGTGAACGAAGAAGACCACGACCCCGACGATAATCCCCCCGAAGACGCTGAGGTCCAGGGTTTGAATCCCCATGACCTTAGTCTGCATGGCATTAGCCATAGCTAGTTTAGCTTCAGCGCTGGATAACTTGCTGGTGTCCACCAAGCGATGGCTTTGGACTAGGAGGAAGTTGAGGACGGAGTGTAAGACGATAAAACCGAGTACCCCAGATAGGGCAGCAGAACCTTTTTCGCGTTTGGCTAAACCAACGGCGACGCCGACAGCGAAGATAATAGGTAGGTTGTTGAAGGCTGTGTCCCCTAAAGTAATAAAGAATTTCATAATGAATTGGAAGATTTGGTTCTGAAGAACAGGGAACATCTTCAAGGTATCTGAGTTAGAAAAGGCAGTCCCAATCCCCTTAATAATCCCGGCCCCTGGCAAGACCGAAACAGGTAAGAGGAAGGATCGGCCAAACTGCTCAAAGGCATAAACAAATTTGTTTTTTTGACTCATTGCTAGTCGCTCCTTCATAATTTGATAAGTCTATTCTAGCAAAAAAGCAAACGCTTTAGTAAAATGTGCTAAAAAGTTCCCAAGGAAGATAAAATTGACTCCAAGAGGTAAAATTACCTCTAAATTTTGTGGTGGCTCCCCGCTGTGGTACAATAGAAATGTAAACCCTTAGGGGATCAGGAGGGATGACATGTTTTTCGTCAATCTAAAGGCTCACTATGAAGAATTATCGGTCTATGAACAGGAAGTCATCGACTATCTCATGAAGCAGGACAATATCGAGGCCCAGACCCTTAAGTCTATTGGGGCGGCCCTGCATTTATCAGCTTCGACTATTGTGCGGGCAGGCAAGAAGTTAGGCTATGCTACCTTCAATGAACTCAAGTATGACCTGCGCCGTAGTAAGGAGTCCAATCAGGAGTCCCATCATCTGGAGGCCAGTCACTTTGACTTGATGAAGGCCCAATTGACGGACGAGTTCCAACGGACCATGGCCCTATTAGCCCAGGCCGATTTCGAGTCGGTGGCCGATCGGGTCTTGGCGGCGCGTCGGGTCTTCTGCGTGGGGATTGGGTCTAGCTATATGCCCATGTCTGACTTTAACCGTAAGCTCAAGCTCATTGATGTCTGGGCCAATGACTTCTTCGAACAGTATAGTATTGAACGCATTCCTGATATTGCCACCAAAGAAGATGTCATCGTGGTCTTCTCCCTAGGCGGGGCCAACAAGACGGTCAATGAGACCTTGCTTAAGGCTCGCCAAAAGGGGACCCATATTGTGGCCATTACCAGCCTGACCCATCATCCTTTGGCCAAACTCAGTGATCAACTGATTCAGATTTATGATGCGCCTAAGGCGCGCAAGAAGATTCGGTCCCGGCTCATGCTCAACCTGGCCGGAACCCTCCTCTTCGAGACCTTACTCAAACGCCAGGCCGCCCAACAAGAGCAGGCCTAGGCAGAAAGAAGCGATTGATTCATGCAAGCTGTAAAACTCGGCATACTCCATACCAATGACACCCATTCCTATCTGGATTTATTTAGCCAGCGCGCCCATCTGATTAAAGGCCTGCGAGCACAGTATCAAGCCAGCTTGTTGCTGGGGGCTGGGGACCTCTTTGTGGGTGGCCCTTACTTCCAGCTCTTCGCCGGCCAGGCGGAAATTGCCCTCTTGAACCAGTTGGGTTATGATGCGGTCACTTTTGGCAACCATGAATTTGATATGGGACCTAGCTTTTTGGCCTCCTATCTGGCC
This genomic window contains:
- a CDS encoding oxaloacetate decarboxylase subunit alpha; amino-acid sequence: MSKLIRITETVLRDGQQSQIATRMTTEDMLPILKTLDQAGFHALEVWGGATFDSCIRFLNEDPWERLRQIRAAVKNTKLQMLLRGQNLLGYRNYADDVVKLFVQKSVENGIDIIRIFDALNDVRNLQTSIEATKEAGGLAQTAISYTTSPVHTLDYYVDLVGRMAKFGADSICIKDMAGVLTPQAGYELVSRIKDKVDLPLEVHTHATSGISEMTYLKVAEAGADIIDTALSSFSGGTSQPATESMVLALEDLGFKTGVDMKEVEAVAAYFNGIRDKFRAEGILNPKVKDTEPKTLIYQVPGGMLSNLLSQLTEQGLADKYDQVLAEVPKVRADLGYPPLVTPLSQMVGTQAVMNVISGQRYKMVPKEIKDYVLGHYGQAPAKIDPEVKQTIIGDAEVVTVRPADLIEPQLSELREEIKDYAKSDEDVLMYALFPQQAKDYLGRREDPYYDVPVQTVEVSLDLQ
- a CDS encoding PTS transporter subunit EIIC, producing MSQKNKFVYAFEQFGRSFLLPVSVLPGAGIIKGIGTAFSNSDTLKMFPVLQNQIFQFIMKFFITLGDTAFNNLPIIFAVGVAVGLAKREKGSAALSGVLGFIVLHSVLNFLLVQSHRLVDTSKLSSAEAKLAMANAMQTKVMGIQTLDLSVFGGIIVGVVVFFVHRWAVKKQLPALIGFFSGPRFVPIVTIVAMAFVSVILFFIWPPIQQGISILSVFILKSGPLGTFLYGLVERALLPFGLHHGLNWPVRTTELGGTWTINGERVVGTINAYLASLADPNITSIDPSITRFNGGKFVYFMFGLSGAAYAMYKTADPKKRKVVGSLLFAAAGTAFLTGITEPIEFTFLFVAPILYVAHAFMAGAALLVMHLLGAGVATPTGHGFINLIIYGVLQGPKTHWWLVFIVGVPCFILYYYVFRLLILKFNLKTPGREDSDEVKLSSKKEAREKLGVTINQVGQDNSNNDLHPEDQALLNSGTAMKTIPDSPEGIYQQALGLIAAHGGPDNIEEVNACITRLRINVKDKTQVDKDTIVHQLGALGFAENDMQMQSIYGAHANVLKMEIQDILGMEE
- a CDS encoding MurR/RpiR family transcriptional regulator encodes the protein MFFVNLKAHYEELSVYEQEVIDYLMKQDNIEAQTLKSIGAALHLSASTIVRAGKKLGYATFNELKYDLRRSKESNQESHHLEASHFDLMKAQLTDEFQRTMALLAQADFESVADRVLAARRVFCVGIGSSYMPMSDFNRKLKLIDVWANDFFEQYSIERIPDIATKEDVIVVFSLGGANKTVNETLLKARQKGTHIVAITSLTHHPLAKLSDQLIQIYDAPKARKKIRSRLMLNLAGTLLFETLLKRQAAQQEQA
- a CDS encoding HAD-IIB family hydrolase, with protein sequence MRNLFVTDLDGTFVKDSVTVNAADLAAYHTAKELGDFSIATGRSLAEIQYIVQGNDLDVTHMIGFNGAVVTRYAQLLAEHHLPEDVTPKLLAYFKEHKLIFDALDGQRRIGNFDHEHKQRLWNMPLICLPDPYPALEGHRLYKVNVRPSAETADFYLADLQAKFPQLATYKSGSTRLEVTAQGVSKASGLAIIRSDYDRLVVFGDSGNDSDMFAVADISYCMDHAPVEVQAQATHVVASFADAMAHFQAHYL